The nucleotide sequence AACGCATTAGAAGCTGTTAAAGCTACCAAGTTTAAACGCACTCCCAGAAAGAAACCTACATCAGGATTGAGATACGACAAGCGAACTATGACGCTAAGAGGTAAGCATATTAAAAAGACAAATCGGTACAAGTCTAGGTTCCGCTGTAAAAATTGCGGACACAAAACTCATGCCGATTTGAATGCTGCTAGGAATATTCGCGATGATTATTTTCTCTCCTCTACCCAAAAGACGGAGGAGCAGGGTTCGGTCAATAACCCGGAT is from Aerosakkonema funiforme FACHB-1375 and encodes:
- a CDS encoding zinc ribbon domain-containing protein is translated as NALEAVKATKFKRTPRKKPTSGLRYDKRTMTLRGKHIKKTNRYKSRFRCKNCGHKTHADLNAARNIRDDYFLSSTQKTEEQGSVNNPDVSTSFSG